One window of the Ictidomys tridecemlineatus isolate mIctTri1 chromosome 11, mIctTri1.hap1, whole genome shotgun sequence genome contains the following:
- the Gba1 gene encoding lysosomal acid glucosylceramidase: MEFSSHFKEVGPKHPGRVVMAASLTGLLLLQAVSWASGARPCIPKSFGYSSVVCVCNATYCDSLDPLTFPALGTFSRYESTRSGRRMELSTGTFQTNHTGTGLLLTLKPEEKFQKVKGFGGAMTDAAALNILALSPSAQSLLLKSYFSTEGIEYNIIRVPMASCDFSISTYTYADTPDDFQLHNFSLAEEDIKLKIPLIHQALKLAHRPVSLFASPWTSPTWLKTNGAVNGKGSLKGHPGDIYHQTWAKYFVKFLDAYAAYGLKFWAVTAENEPSAGLISGYPFQCLGFTAEHQRDFIARDLGPALANSTHRDVQLFMLDDQRLLLPRWAQVVLADPEAAKYIHGIAVHWYLDFLAPAKSTLGATHRLFPNMTLFASEACVGSKFWEQSVRLGSWDRGMQYSHSIITNLLYHVTGWTDWNFALNPEGGPNWVRNFVDSPIIVDIAKDVFYKQPMFYHLGHFSKFIPEGSQRVGLEASEKTELETVALMHPDGSAVVVVLNRSSKDVPFTIKDPAVGSLETISPGYSIHTYLWRRQ; the protein is encoded by the exons GTGGGCCCAAAGCACCCGGGCAGGGTAGTCATGGCTGCCAGCCTCACAGGATTGCTTCTGCTTCAGGCAGTGTCCTGGGCATCAG GTGCCCGCCCCTGCATCCCTAAAAGCTtcggctatagctcagtggtctgTGTCTGCAATGCCACCTACTGTGACTCCCTTGACCCCCTGACCTTCCCTGCCCTTGGTACCTTCAGCCGCTATGAGAGTACGCGTAGCGGACGTCGGATGGAGTTGAGTACAGGGACCTTCCAGACCAATCACACAGGCACAG GGCTGCTACTGACCCTGAAGCCAGAAGAGAAGTTCCAGAAAGTGAAAGGGTTTGGAGGGGCCATGACAGATGCTGCTGCTCTGAACATACTTGCCCTGTCACCCTCTGCCCAGAGTTTGCTGCTCAAATCTTACTTCTCAACAGAAG GAATTGAGTATAATATCATCCGGGTACCCATGGCCAGCTGTGACTTTTCCATTAGCACATACACCTATGCCGACACCCCCGATGACTTCCAGTTGCACAACTTCAGCCTTGCAGAAGAAGATATCAAACTCAAG ATACCCCTGATTCACCAAGCCCTGAAGTTGGCCCATCGCCCTGTCTCACTCTTCGCCAGTCCCTGGACATCACCCACTTGGCTCAAGACCAATGGGGCAGTGAATGGGAAGGGGTCACTCAAGGGTCACCCAGGGGATATCTACCACCAGACCTGGGCCAAGTACTTTGTCAA GTTTCTAGATGCCTATGCTGCGTACGGGTTAAAGTTCTGGGCGGTGACGGCTGAGAATGAGCCTTCTGCAGGGCTGATCAGTGGGTACCCCTTCCAATGCCTGGGCTTCACTGCTGAACACCAGCGAGATTTCATTGCCCGTGACTTGGGTCCAGCCCTTGCCAACAGTACTCACCGTGATGTCCAGCTGTTCATGCTAGATGATCAACGCCTTTTGCTGCCCCGCTGGGCACAGGTG GTACTGGCAGACCCAGAGGCAGCCAAGTACATCCATGGGATTGCTGTACACTGGTATCTGGACTTCCTGGCTCCAGCAAAATCCACCCTGGGGGCGACACACCGGCTGTTCCCGAACATGACGCTCTTTGCCTCAGAGGCCTGTGTGGGCTCCAAGTTCTGGGAGCAGAGTGTGCGCCTAGGCTCCTGGGATCGAGGAATGCAGTACAGTCACAGCATCATCACG AATCTCCTTTATCACGTGACTGGCTGGACCGACTGGAACTTTGCCCTGAATCCTGAAGGGGGGCCCAACTGGGTCCGCAACTTTGTGGACAGCCCCATCATTGTAGACATTGCCAAAGATGTGTTTTACAAACAGCCCATGTTCTACCACCTGGGCCACTTCAG CAAGTTCATTCCTGAAGGCTCCCAAAGAGTTGGACTAGAGGCCAGTGAGAAGACCGAGTTGGAAACAGTGGCACTGATGCATCCTGATGGCTCTGCAGTTGTGGTTGTGCTAAACCG gtCCTCGAAGGATGTGCCTTTTACCATCAAGGATCCTGCCGTGGGCTCCCTGGAGACCATCTCACCTGGCTATTCCATTCATACCTACCTGTGGCGTCGCCAGTGA